TCCAATTAAGACATGGAGTCCGTGAAACCCTGTAGCTACAAAAAAGGTTGATCCATAAACATTATCGGCGATAGTAAATGATGCCTCAATATATTCATAGGCTTGAAGAATTGTAAAGTAAATTCCtaaaataatagtaaaaaaaagacCTTGAGAAGCTTgggaatgatttttttcaattaagctATGATGAGCTCATGTAACAGTAACCCCTGAAGCTAAGAGAATAGCTGTATTTAATAGTGGAATTTGGAATGGGTTAAAAGGATAAATTCCTGTTGGAGGCCATTCTGCTCCTAATTCAATATTAGGGGATAATCTTCTAtgaaaaaatgctcaaaaaaatgaaatgaaaaaaaatacttcagaaataataaataaaattattcctcAACGTAATCCAAA
This window of the Phlebotomus papatasi isolate M1 unplaced genomic scaffold, Ppap_2.1 HiC_scaffold_250, whole genome shotgun sequence genome carries:
- the LOC129809033 gene encoding LOW QUALITY PROTEIN: cytochrome c oxidase subunit 3-like (The sequence of the model RefSeq protein was modified relative to this genomic sequence to represent the inferred CDS: substituted 10 bases at 10 genomic stop codons); the encoded protein is MSTHSNHPYHLVDYSPXPLTGAIGAITLVSGLVIXFHQYNITLLFLGIIITLITIYQXXRDISREGTFQGLHSIPVTFGLRXGIILFIISEVFFFISFFXAFFHRRLSPNIELGAEWPPTGIYPFNPFQIPLLNTAILLASGVTVTXAHHSLIEKNHSQASQGLFFTIILGIYFTILQAYEYIEASFTIADNVYGSTFFVATGFHGLHVLIGTTFLIICLIRHLQNHYSSSHHFGFEAAAXYXHFVDIVXLFLYVSIY